The proteins below come from a single Micromonas commoda chromosome 8, complete sequence genomic window:
- a CDS encoding predicted protein: MSSGNISKKRKFVADGVFFAELNELLIRELAEDGYSGVEVRVTPMRTEIIIRATRTQNVLGEKGRRIRELTSLVQKRFGFAEGSVELYAEKVANRGLCAIAQAESLRYKLLGGLAVRRACYGVLRFIMENGAKGAEVVVSGKLRGQRGKAMKFKDGYMISSGNPVREYIESACLHVLLRQGCVGVKVKIMLDWDPKGRTGPKTPIPDTVTIHNPKDEDESGLAKPFVGKELEM; the protein is encoded by the exons ATGTCTTCCGGCAACATCTCCAAGAAGCGCAAG ttcgtcgcggacggcgtcttcttcgccgagctcaacgaGCTCCTCATCcgtgagctcgccgaggatggctactccggcgtcgaggtccgcgtGACCCCCATGCGCACCGAGATCATCATCCGCGCTACCCGCACCCAGAACGTGCTCGGCGAGAAGGGCCGCCGCATTCGCGAGCTCACCTCCCTCGTCCAGAAGCGCTTCGGCTTCGCCGAGGGCTCCGTCGAGCTCTACGCCGAGAAGGTTGCCAACCGCGGTCTCTGCGCCATCGCCCAGGCTGAGTCTCTCAGGTACAAGCTCCTCGGAggcctcgccgtgcgccgcgcgtgctACGGTGTCCTCCGCTTCATCATGGAGAACGGCGCCAAGGGTGCCGAGGTTGTCGTGTCCGGCAAGCTCCGCGGTCAGCGTGGCAAGGCCATGAAGTTCAAGGACGGATACATGATCTCGTCCGGTAACCCCGTCAGGGAGTACATCGAATCCGCGTGCCTgcacgtcctcctccgccagggCTGCGTCGGCGTCAAGGTTAAAATCATGCTTGACTGGGACCCCAAGGGCCGCACCGGCCCCAAGACTCCCATCCCCGATACCGTCACCATCCACAACcccaaggacgaggacgagtccGGCCTCGCCAAGCCTTTCGTTGGCAAGGAACTCGAGATGTAG
- a CDS encoding predicted protein: MRQSQKKARLLLSSKITSQAWPAALWRELDSESMESFQQDALRFGCLRGFKHMSLRPRGKEELLVTVHHRDDALGLSPGPWMTAPRPRQRDFSVDDDEPESPRAKSKRRVDSTAP, encoded by the coding sequence ATGCGTCAGTCACAAAAAAAGGCACGGTTATTACTGTCCAGCAAAATAACTTCCCAAGCGTGGCCCGCAGCACTTTGGAGAGAGCTGGACTCCGAGTCGATGGAGAGCTTCCAGCAGGATGCGCTTCGCTTCGGATGCCTCCGCGGGTTCAAGCACATGTCCTTGCGCCCGCGCGGCAAGGAGGAACTCCTCGTGACCGTTCATCACagggacgacgccctcgggttGTCGCCCGGGCCGTGGATGACGGCACCCCGGCCCAGACAGCGCGACTTctcggtcgacgacgacgaacccgagAGCCCAAGGGCCAAATCCAAGAGGCGCGTCGACTCCACTGCACCCTAG
- a CDS encoding predicted protein, translating into MADDENEPGSPRARPRRTEVQAEDLTTSPSRPKSATADASTFLIGAYAKYDRPYVWLREGGRIRSDGTGADDLPLDLNTLRRKSVGRGRGTGGDERFSNSTQRVRGGSWRDQTDGGGGEVSRRGRHGWIFARHPRGRGAAGGFGAGREGTRGGFRGPGGRRYRQTGGGAPRRGAPSTFGSQ; encoded by the exons ATGGCTGACGACGAGAATGAGCCCGGgtcacctcgcgcgcggccccgCAGGACCGAGGTCCAGGCCGAGGATCTTACCACCTCCCCGTCCCGTCCCAAGTCCGCGACCGCTGATGCGTCCACCTTCCTCATAGGCGCGTACGCGAAGTACGATCGACCGTACGTCTGGCTCCGGGAGGGAGGCCGGATCAGATCCGACGGTACGGGCGCAGATGACCTTCCCCTCGACCTCAACACGCTCAGG CGCAAGAGTGTGGGACGTGGCAGAGGAACTGGTGGGGATGAACGTTTTTCCAACTCCACCCAACGCGTTCGCGGTGGATCATGGCGCGATCAAACGGATGGAGGCGGGGGAGAGGtttctcgccgcgggcgccatggTTGGATTTTTGCACGACATCCTAGAGgcaggggcgcggcgggggggttCGGGGCGGGACGGGAAGGCACGCGGGGAGGTTTTCGTGGCCCTGGTGGAAGAAGATATCGACAAACTGGTGGCGGCGCACCTCGCAGAGGTGCCCCAAGCACTTTTGGATCGCAATAG